From Methylovorus glucosotrophus:
TCTCCCGTCGGCAATCAGCGGAGGGGACATGATAAGTCATTAGTCATAAAGGATTATTGCACCCGCATGACGCTTTGATTATCATGCAACACGGCTTGGGAATAAGCCTTCAAAACGATAAATCGGCATAGACCATGATTAGCTCCACCAAGGCGCCGCACGCATTGAGCGGCCACATCATTCAACATCGGGACAATGCGTAAGAAACTGCATACGCATTACGACAACCTCAAGGTCGCGCGCAACGCGCCACCCGAAGTGATTCGTGCGGCCTACAGAACCCTGTCGCAGAAGTACCATCCGGACCGCAATCCGGATAACGCTGAGGCCTCGCGCATCATGGCGCTGATCAACACCTCTTATGAAGTGTTGTCTGATCAGGAAAAACGCAAATCGCATGATCTCTGGATTGCCGAGCAGGAAGTGGTAGTACGGCGGGCACCGCCACCGCCTCCCGAGCAGCCGCGTGCCACCCGGACTGAGCCCCGAACAGAAACACCCGCCCCGAAATCGTCGACCGTTTTTGCAAGCCGTCTGCGCCAGCATTGGGCCGTGAAGCATCTTTTGCGCTATGGCCTGCTTTACATCAGCAGCGCCGTCTTCATCTGGACGTTCAGCAGCGACAAGCAGGCCCCGGCGGTCACCATGCCCAAGCAGTATGTGGCGAATCCGCCCATGGAGCCCGAGCCCACGCTGGCCGCCAGCAAGCGCGAGCCATTCGCGCCCAATGGTGCGCCATGGCCCCACAACGCGGGCTATGTGGATGGCTATCCCAAGTTGCGCATGAAGGGTCTATCGACCGTGACCGTGGATAATCGTCAGAACGATGGCGATGTCTTCGTCAAACTGGTCTACCTGGGCGATGACCAGGCATTTCCGGTACGGCAGTTTTTCATTCCCGCCCGCGGCAAATTTACCCTGACCAAGGTCAACCCCGGCAATTACGATATCCGCTACCGCAACCTGCACAATGGCGCCCTGGCAAGATCAGAAGCTTTCAAACTGGAAGAATCAAGCACCACCGATGGCATACAGTTCAGCAAGATCACCATGACGCTGTACAAAGTGGAAAACGGCAATATGCAGACCTACAACCTGACCGACGAAGAGTTCTAGTCAGGCAGATTCCCCCGGCAAACGCGGTGCAGCCTGTACCTCGATTTCCACCGCATCACTCTCATCCTTCAGCGCCACACCCGATAGCTTGAGCCGCATGGATTCGCGCGCCAGCCACAGCAGTTTGCGGGCCGCCGCCGCATACATCAGGCCTTCTGGCCGCACATTCGAAATGCAGTTGCGATCAGCATCGTTACGCCCGGTGCGGGGGTCATAGGTCAGGTAAACACCCAGGCTGTCAGGCGAACTCAGGCCCGGCCGTTCGCCAATCAGCATGGCGACCATGCGGGCATTCAGCAACTCGCCTATGGTATCGGCAATGGCGACACGCGCCTGGCGCACCAGTACCACCGGGCCTGTGCTCCAGTCTGGCGGAAAAATCGCCTTGATCTCCGCCAGCAAGCCCTGCACATGCCGCTCCACCGCCAGCGACGACAAGCCGTCACCGACCACGATAAGCAGGTCTATCGGACTGGCGCTACGCATGGCGAGCAGTTTTTCGCTATCGGCCTCGCTGAGGCGGCGCCCGAGGTCGGGCCGCAGCAGATAGGTGGCGCGATCCGGCGCGCAGCTGTTGACCTGCATGGTGTCGTAGCCAAGTTCTGAAATGCCTGCCGCCAGCTGATCCATATCCAGTGCCAGATGCACGGCATCGCGCGCCATGGCATGCGACATGCCAAAATCCAGCACTTCACGCGTGGGCAGGCTGCTGCCGACGCGGCCAAGCGCAATACGCGCGCGGGTAAAGCCTTTCAGCTGCTGCCAAGGGTCATCGGCCAAGGCTTCCGGTTTAAGGGGTTGATCGTTTTCTTTCATGAGGGGTTACGCCGCACTCAACAGATTCTTGGGCATGTTTTGCAACATGTGATGGCCAGTGCGCACCGGCTGCACCAGGCCCTGCGAATCCATGATGTTCATTTTCATCAGCCACTGCTCAAACTCCGGCGCGGGCTTCAGGCCCAGCACCTTGCGCAGATAGAGCGCATCGTGGAAAGAGGTAGTCTGGTAATTCAGCATGATGTCGTCCGCACCCGGGATGCCCATGATAAAGGTAATGCCCGCCGCGCCCAGCAGCGTCATCAGGGTATCCATGTCGTCCTGGTCGGCCTCGGCGTGATTGGTGTAGCAGACATCGCAGCCCAGCGGCAGTCCCAGCAGCTTGCCGCAGAAATGATCTTCCAACCCGGCGCGGATAATCTGCTTGCCATCGTAGAGGTATTCGGGCCCGATAAAGCCCACCACGGTATTGCTGAGCAAGGGCGAGAAGCGGCGTGCCACGGCATAGGCACGCGCCTCTACCGTTTGCTGGTCCACGCCAAAATTGGCGTTGGCAGACAAGGCCGAACCCTGCCCGGTTTCAAAATACATGACGTTATTGCCGACCGTGCCGCGCTTGAGCGCCAGTGCCGCATCGTAGGCTTCCTGCAAAATGCCCAGATTGATGCCAAAGCTTTGGTTGGCTTTTTCGGTACCAGCAATCGACTGGAATACCAGATCGACCGGCGCGCCCTTTTCCATCACCTGAATCTGGTTGGTGACGTGCGTCAGCACGCAGGATTGGGTGGGAATGCCATATTGATTGATGACTTCATCCACCAGATAATACAGATCCATCAGCGCCGGGATGCTATCGGTCGCCGGGTTGATGCCGATCACCGCATCGCCGGAGCCATACAGCAGGCCATCCAGCATGGAGGCGGCAATGCCACGCGCATCGTCGGTGGGGTGATTCGGTTGCAAGCGCACCGACAGGCGGCCGGGCAAGCCTATGGTATTGCGAAACGCCGTGGTCACATGGCATTTGCGCGCCACCAGTATCAAATCCTGATTGCGCATCAGCTTGCTGACCGCCGCGGCCATTTCCGGGGTAATGCCGGGGGCTACACGCTTCAGCGTGGCGCTATCGGCCATATCAGACAGCAGCCAGTCGCGAAAACCGCCCACGGTAAGGTGACTGATCTCGGCAAAGGCGGTGGCATCGTGCGTATCCAGGATGAGGCGCGTCACCTCATCTTCTTCATACGGCACAACCGCTTCCTGCAGGAACTGGCGCAAGGGAATATCGGCCAGGCACATGCGGGCGGCCATGCGCTCGGCATAGGTCTCCGCGGCCACACCGGCCAGATAATCGCCGGAGCGGGCTGGCGTTGCTTTGGCCAGCACGTCTTTCAAATCGGTAAAGGTATAGTGGACTTGGCCTACGCTATGACTGTATTTCATGGCATGCATCCATTGGGTTGAAGATGGCCGCAGGTAGCAATCAAGCTGCCCGCATGCCGTGCCGGAGTCGGCAGACCCCGGCACTGACATTCCTGCGGCCATTGTTACATGACGATCACAAATAACTCTCTGAAACTATACGGCAGTGCCTGCTACCACATTGTCTGACGAAGCATCGCGGTGATGCTGGGTCACACTGTAGTACACATAGGCCAGCGCCATCAGCACAACAAAGATGAAAGCCAGCAGCTGGTTATAGTAGATCATGGTCACCAGGCTGACGACGGCCAGACCCAGCGCAATTGCCGGGAACAATGGATAGGCAATCGCGGTGAACGGACGTTCCAGGTTAGGCTCTTTTTTACGCAGCGCAAACAGGCTGATCATGGACATGATGTACATGACAATCGCGCCAAACACCGCCATGGTGATCAGGTTGGCCGTCAGTGTCATACCGCCGAACTGAATCAGGTCATCACTGAAAATCGCGGCCACGCCCACAACACCACCGGCAATGATGGCACGGTGCGGGGTCTTGAACCTGGGGTGCACTTCACCGAAATACTTGGGCATGTAGCCAGCCCGAGCCAGGGCAAAAATCTGGCGCGAGTAGCCCAGGATAATGCCGTGGAACGAAGCCACCAGGCCGAACAGGCCAATCCACACCAGCATATGCAGCCAGCCGCTGTTTTCACCGACGATCATCTTCATCGCCTGTGGCAATGGATCATTGATGTTGGACAGCGTACGCCAGTCACCAGCACCACCGGCAAATACCATCACGCCTATCGCCAGCGCTACCAGGGTCAGAATACCGGCAATGTAAGCTTTGGGAATGGTGCGCTTAGGATCTTTGGCTTCTTCTGCTGCCATGGCCACGCCTTCAATCGCCAGGAAGAACCAGATCGCAAACGGAATCGCCGCCACAATGCCGGGGATAGCGGCCATGCTGAAGGTGTTCTCGCCAGACCAGCCGTTCGCCACAAAATTGCTGAAAGAGAAGCCAGGCGACACCACGCCCATGAACACCAGCAATTCAATAATGGCCAGAATGGTCACAAACAGCTCAAAGGTCGCGGCAATGCGCACGCCGATGATGTTGAGACCAATAAAGATCACATAAGCCCCGGCCGCCATGATCTTGGGATCAACGCCCGGGAACTGCACATTGAGATAGGCGCCGATAGCCATGGCAATCGCCGGCGGTGCAAATACAAACTCCACCAGCGTGGCAAAGCCGGCAATAAAGGCCGCCTTGGAACCCAGGGCACGCCGCGCATAGGCAAACGGCCCACCCGCGTGCGGAATGGAAGTTGTCAGCTCGGTAAAGCTGAAAATGAAAGTGGTATACATGATCGCGATGAGGATCGCGGTGACCAGAAAGCCCAGCGTACCGGCTTGCGCCCAGCCGTAGCTCCAGCCGAAATATTCACCTGAAATCACCAGGCCCACAGCCAGGCCCCACAGGTGCCAGCCGTTCAAAGAGGATTTTAAAGAGGTGCTCATGACAGAACTCCGTATCGAAAATGGACGTGAGAAACCAATACGGCGGCCTCAGCCGCCGTATTGACCAGCATTAGAATGCTCTGGAGATCGAAACGAAGAACTTGTCTTTGGCGATATCCGACTTGGATACCGTGTTTTCCAGACTCAGGAAGTCCTTGTATGCATCAGGTTCGTTGGTACCGGAATAGAAAGCACCGACAGACCAGCCCTTGTCAAACACTTTGGCAACACCTGCCTTGTAGTAGGTGATATCCAGACCGGTCGAGTTGTTGATCACTTGATGACCGACTTGACCTGTCAGGTTCCAGGTTGGCACCACTTCATAGGCAGCATCCAGCTCGTAGAAATACGAACCCTTGGTGCTACCAGTCACACCAGCGCTCAGATCACCCGC
This genomic window contains:
- a CDS encoding J domain-containing protein, encoding MRKKLHTHYDNLKVARNAPPEVIRAAYRTLSQKYHPDRNPDNAEASRIMALINTSYEVLSDQEKRKSHDLWIAEQEVVVRRAPPPPPEQPRATRTEPRTETPAPKSSTVFASRLRQHWAVKHLLRYGLLYISSAVFIWTFSSDKQAPAVTMPKQYVANPPMEPEPTLAASKREPFAPNGAPWPHNAGYVDGYPKLRMKGLSTVTVDNRQNDGDVFVKLVYLGDDQAFPVRQFFIPARGKFTLTKVNPGNYDIRYRNLHNGALARSEAFKLEESSTTDGIQFSKITMTLYKVENGNMQTYNLTDEEF
- the eutC gene encoding ethanolamine ammonia-lyase subunit EutC; the protein is MKENDQPLKPEALADDPWQQLKGFTRARIALGRVGSSLPTREVLDFGMSHAMARDAVHLALDMDQLAAGISELGYDTMQVNSCAPDRATYLLRPDLGRRLSEADSEKLLAMRSASPIDLLIVVGDGLSSLAVERHVQGLLAEIKAIFPPDWSTGPVVLVRQARVAIADTIGELLNARMVAMLIGERPGLSSPDSLGVYLTYDPRTGRNDADRNCISNVRPEGLMYAAAARKLLWLARESMRLKLSGVALKDESDAVEIEVQAAPRLPGESA
- a CDS encoding ethanolamine ammonia-lyase subunit EutB translates to MKYSHSVGQVHYTFTDLKDVLAKATPARSGDYLAGVAAETYAERMAARMCLADIPLRQFLQEAVVPYEEDEVTRLILDTHDATAFAEISHLTVGGFRDWLLSDMADSATLKRVAPGITPEMAAAVSKLMRNQDLILVARKCHVTTAFRNTIGLPGRLSVRLQPNHPTDDARGIAASMLDGLLYGSGDAVIGINPATDSIPALMDLYYLVDEVINQYGIPTQSCVLTHVTNQIQVMEKGAPVDLVFQSIAGTEKANQSFGINLGILQEAYDAALALKRGTVGNNVMYFETGQGSALSANANFGVDQQTVEARAYAVARRFSPLLSNTVVGFIGPEYLYDGKQIIRAGLEDHFCGKLLGLPLGCDVCYTNHAEADQDDMDTLMTLLGAAGITFIMGIPGADDIMLNYQTTSFHDALYLRKVLGLKPAPEFEQWLMKMNIMDSQGLVQPVRTGHHMLQNMPKNLLSAA
- the eat gene encoding ethanolamine permease — translated: MSTSLKSSLNGWHLWGLAVGLVISGEYFGWSYGWAQAGTLGFLVTAILIAIMYTTFIFSFTELTTSIPHAGGPFAYARRALGSKAAFIAGFATLVEFVFAPPAIAMAIGAYLNVQFPGVDPKIMAAGAYVIFIGLNIIGVRIAATFELFVTILAIIELLVFMGVVSPGFSFSNFVANGWSGENTFSMAAIPGIVAAIPFAIWFFLAIEGVAMAAEEAKDPKRTIPKAYIAGILTLVALAIGVMVFAGGAGDWRTLSNINDPLPQAMKMIVGENSGWLHMLVWIGLFGLVASFHGIILGYSRQIFALARAGYMPKYFGEVHPRFKTPHRAIIAGGVVGVAAIFSDDLIQFGGMTLTANLITMAVFGAIVMYIMSMISLFALRKKEPNLERPFTAIAYPLFPAIALGLAVVSLVTMIYYNQLLAFIFVVLMALAYVYYSVTQHHRDASSDNVVAGTAV